From the Danaus plexippus chromosome 5, MEX_DaPlex, whole genome shotgun sequence genome, one window contains:
- the LOC116769235 gene encoding trypsin-like, with amino-acid sequence MRWFLLLACVGLCRSHTNSESKLTGQGQEKGIIDWINSWLSTTSTTTFRPINDPPANCPACQCGIARTRRRIVGGYETKKLEMPWVVPLMYNGRFYCGGSLINDLYVLTAAHCTSGFRKERMSVRFLEHDRSTPNETKTVDRKVAAIIRHMRYNPGNYDNDIAILKLDQRVDLSTALKRSSEDSEEENDVGIRPGCLPVAGQTYSNRTAVVAGWGTTEEGGSVSSTLQAVKVPIISNEECRKTDYKNRITENMLCAGEQEGGRDACQGDSGGPLHVIEEGTGKHSIVGVVSWGEGCARPNKPGVYSRVNRYLTWIKSNTRDACYCS; translated from the exons ATGCGTTGGTTTTTACTCCTAGCGTGCGTCGGTTTGTGTCGCAGCCACACTAACAGTGAAAGCAAGCTGACTGGCCAGGGTCAGGAGAAAGGGATCATAGACTGGATCAATAGCTGGCTCAGCACCACCTCGACCACAACCTTCAGACCTATCAATGACCCTCCCGCTAATTGTCCTGCTTGCC AATGTGGTATCGCTAGAACTCGGAGGCGCATCGTCGGCGGCTATGAGACCAAGAAGTTGGAGATGCCTTGGGTGGTGCCTCTGATGTATAATGGAAGATTCTACTGCGGCGGTTCACTCATCAACGATTTGTATGTGCTCACAGCTGCTCATTGCACCTCAGG ATTCCGCAAAGAGAGAATGTCAGTTCGTTTCCTGGAACACGATCGTTCAACTCCTAATGAGACCAAGACGGTGGACAGAAAAGTGGCCGCCATCATCCGGCACATGCGTTACAACCCTGGAAATTATGACAATGACATCGCTATCCTTAAACTTGACCAGAGA GTTGACCTTAGCACGGCTCTGAAGCGCTCAAGCGAAGACTCGGAAGAAGAAAATGACGTGGGAATTCGACCTGGCTGTTTGCCTGTCGCTGGACAAACCTACAGCAATCGCACCGCCGTGGTCGCTGGTTGGGGCACCACTGAGGAAGGCGGGAGTGTATCGAGTACACTGCAAGCC gtgAAAGTTCCAATCATATCTAATGAGGAATGCAGGAAGACGGATTACAAAAACCGCATCACAGAAAACATGTTGTGTGCGGGCGAACAGGAAGGAGGCCGGGACGCCTGCCAGGGAGACTCCGGGGGACCTCTACACGTGATTGAGGAGGGAACTGGGAAACATAGTATTGTTG GTGTGGTTTCGTGGGGAGAAGGATGCGCTAGACCCAACAAGCCAGGAGTGTATTCTAGGGTCAACCGATACTTGACGTGGATTAAGAGCAACACACGTGATGCCTGCTACTGctcataa
- the LOC116768866 gene encoding uncharacterized protein LOC116768866 — protein sequence MSNTFMDRVRSFFGFESNSPRNDFRNPIWGSDDDDDGDELYTKNPMDIYKDPVDLHREFSRQMQDMLKNLGSIFGDLGSFFGPGDMESFGTMTDLPIPDPETDKFDSNRIRDYYLKPGYHDYKYEQPKVDNDLDGKISSNEISGLLQKKDEDPIVPQTPFNGTLVPGRPFCQTIITTSVTKADGTVETRRIVKNGNEVIEETTTSTEPDSRGPFNPMISPIDTTNFMFSTLSSLLKNFY from the coding sequence ATGTCAAACACTTTTATGGATAGGGTCCGCTCGTTTTTCGGATTTGAATCAAATTCTCCTAGAAATGACTTCCGCAATCCTATCTGGGGTTCAGACGACGACGACGATGGAGACGAACTGTACACCAAAAATCCAATGGACATTTATAAGGATCCGGTAGACTTGCACCGTGAGTTCTCTAGACAAATGcaagatatgttaaaaaatttggGATCAATATTCGGTGACCTCGGTTCCTTCTTCGGTCCCGGCGACATGGAATCGTTCGGGACCATGACAGACTTACCGATTCCGGATCCAGAAACCGATAAATTTGACAGCAATCGCATTAGagattactatttaaaaccTGGTTATCATGACTATAAATATGAGCAACCAAAAGTGGACAATGATTTGGATGGGAAGATATCTTCTAATGAGATATCCGGCCTCTTGCAGAAAAAGGATGAAGATCCGATAGTTCCACAGACACCTTTCAACGGAACACTTGTTCCTGGCAGACCATTTTGTCAAACGATAATCACAACAAGTGTAACGAAAGCTGACGGCACAGTGGAAACTCGTAGAATCGTTAAAAATGGCAATGAAGTCATCGAAGAAACAACAACATCTACTGAACCAGATTCAAGAGGACCCTTCAACCCTATGATAAGCCCTATCGACACTACTAACTTTATGTTCTCAACACTTTCATCACTTTTAAAGAActtttactaa